In Candidatus Nitrosotenuis uzonensis, the sequence CTTAACGATCTTGTCCTCAAAGGCAGCTACTCGGAAGTCAAAAAAATCCGTTCTGCAAAAATGCTAAAATTTCATATTTCGTCCAAAACAAAAGACACAGCTGAAAAGACGACAAAAAAGCTATGTGATGAGCTCAGGATATACAATCCCATGGTGAGCAAGGTCACCTTTTCTGCAAAACCGATCTAGTCTTCGCTTCCGATTCCTCTTATGGTCTCATCGATTAACAACTTGCTTCTTAGGTACGCTGCAAGGTCTGTCTGGGTTATGACGCCGGCAAGCTTTCCTTCTTCGAGCACTATTAGCCTTCGAATGTTGTTATTTAGCATCTTTTGAACTGCGTCCTCTATGGCGGTGGTCGGCTCGACCCATCTGTATTTTGGTGACATTATGTCTGCCACCTTCAATTCAGAAGGTTTTTTGTCCTGGGCCACAAGCTTTCGCACAAAATCCGCCTCAGTTATAATTCCTACTGGGTTGTTTTGCTCTACGACTACCAGAAAACTAATGTCTTTTTCCTGAAGGAGTCTTGAGGCCTCAAGGCAGCTTTTCTCCTTTGAGATCGTAACTACGTGTTTGTTCATTATGTCTCTTACATATCCCATTATCCGTTTTGCCTATTTTGTAGATAAAAAAGATTTGTCATTCGATTATGGTTTAATAGTGCGGTCGGAGAACTTGATTTGTGAGAGTCGGCGTCATAGTTTTCCCCGGCAGCAACTGCGATCGGGATATGTATCATGTACTAAAGGACGTCTTCAATCTAGATGTCCAGTATTTCTGGCACGAGGACAAACTTCCAAAGAATCTTGACGCAGTCGTGCTTCCTGGCGGATTCTCCTATGGAGACAGGCTGAGGGCCGGAGTCATCGCAGCCCACAGTCCTGTAATTGCCGATGTAAAAAAAATGGCTGATAAGGGAATGCCAGTTCTAGGCGTCTGCAACGGCTTTCAAATCCTAGTGGAATCAGAACTGCTCCCAGGCGTATTGCTAAGAAACACTTCGCTGAACTTTATGTGCAGATGGACTGAGTTAATAGTGGAAAACAATAGAACGCCGTTTACCAGTCAGTTTGAGCTAAAACAAAGAATCCCAATACCAATTGCAAACGGGGAAGGCCGTTACTATGTTGACAAGGCGACTCTGGCAGTACTCAAGAAAAATAATCAGATAGTATTCAGATATGGCGAGAACATCAACGATTCAGTATTTGACATAGCAGGAATATGCAACAAAGAGGGAAACGTCGTTGGCATGATGCCCCATCCGGAGCGCGCCGTGGAAGCGGAGATAAACCCCAAAGACAGCCGACCTTCAAACCTGATATTTGAATCCCTGATAGCCACTGTCGGTGCAAGACGATGAGCCTCCATCCGCAAGAACTCGAATACCTGACAAAGAAAATCGGTCGTACGCCAAATGAGACTGAAACGCATATAGTGGCAGCAGAGTGGTCGGAGCACTGCTCTTACAAATCATCAAAAATACACCTGAAAATGCTTCCCACATCGGGTCCGCGAGTAATTCATGAAAAAGGATACGATTCCGGGGTCCTTGACGTGGGAGATGGTTATGTGGTAACAGTTCACATTGAAAGTCACAACCATCCGTCTGCAGTTGAGCCGTATGGGGGTGCTGCCACAGGAGTGGGCGGTGTGATAAGGGACATACTGTCTGCTGGCACAAGACCGATTGCAATACTTGATGGATTACGATTTGGAAATATAGAAAAGGACTCTCATGCCCGCTGGCTTTTCAAGAACGCCGTGACTGGAATCGCCGATTATGGCAACTGCCTTGGCATCCCTACCGTTGGAGGGGAGGTAGAGTTCGATGAATGTTATACAAATTATGCACTAGTTGATGTCGCATCGGTGGGTTTTGGAAAAAAAGAAAATCTATTCAAAAATCATGCAGAGCCTGGTGACGTGGTAGTCCTAATGGGCGGCTCTACCGGCCGGGACGGAATAGGAGGAGCGCAGTTTGCCTCTGATTCTCTTGAAACGGAAGACCGCTCAGCTGTGCAGATTCCAGACCCATTCATTGAAAAACTGATAATAGAGGCAACACTTGAGGCGCGAAACAAAGGCTGCATCAAGGCAATCAAGGATCTTGGGGGTGGAGGCCTATCTTGCGCAGTTTCAGAAACTGCCGATGCACTGGGTGTGGGAATAGAACTTGACGTAGCCCAAGTCCACCTAAGAGAGCAGAACATGAAGCCATCTGAAATAATGACATCCGAGTCGCAGGAGCGAATGCTGATAATCACTGATAAGAAAAAACTCGCTACACTGCAACAGATCTGCAAGCGGTTCAGGATAAGCTGCTCTGTAATAGGAAAGGTAACTGGCGATAAAATAATGAAGGTCAGGGAAAAAAACACCGTACTTGCTTCAATGCCGGCGGAAATTGTTGCAAACGCGCCTCTGCTTGATAGGCCATCAAAAAGACCTGCATATATTGACGAGCTAAAAAAGAAAAAAGAACCAAAGCCTGCCCTCGATATGACAAGAACACTTCTGAGGCTTCTTGCAAGTCCAAACATTGCAAGCAAGTCGTGGGTGTATGGCCAGTACGACCATGAAGTGGGAATAAGAACTGTTGTAAAGCCAGGAGTAGATTCGGCAGTACTGCGACTGGACAACGGAAAATATCTTGCAGTAAAGATAGACGGCAATCCCAAGCACTGCTATCTTGATCCAAGACATGG encodes:
- the purQ gene encoding phosphoribosylformylglycinamidine synthase subunit PurQ yields the protein MRVGVIVFPGSNCDRDMYHVLKDVFNLDVQYFWHEDKLPKNLDAVVLPGGFSYGDRLRAGVIAAHSPVIADVKKMADKGMPVLGVCNGFQILVESELLPGVLLRNTSLNFMCRWTELIVENNRTPFTSQFELKQRIPIPIANGEGRYYVDKATLAVLKKNNQIVFRYGENINDSVFDIAGICNKEGNVVGMMPHPERAVEAEINPKDSRPSNLIFESLIATVGARR
- the purL gene encoding phosphoribosylformylglycinamidine synthase subunit PurL, with the translated sequence MSLHPQELEYLTKKIGRTPNETETHIVAAEWSEHCSYKSSKIHLKMLPTSGPRVIHEKGYDSGVLDVGDGYVVTVHIESHNHPSAVEPYGGAATGVGGVIRDILSAGTRPIAILDGLRFGNIEKDSHARWLFKNAVTGIADYGNCLGIPTVGGEVEFDECYTNYALVDVASVGFGKKENLFKNHAEPGDVVVLMGGSTGRDGIGGAQFASDSLETEDRSAVQIPDPFIEKLIIEATLEARNKGCIKAIKDLGGGGLSCAVSETADALGVGIELDVAQVHLREQNMKPSEIMTSESQERMLIITDKKKLATLQQICKRFRISCSVIGKVTGDKIMKVREKNTVLASMPAEIVANAPLLDRPSKRPAYIDELKKKKEPKPALDMTRTLLRLLASPNIASKSWVYGQYDHEVGIRTVVKPGVDSAVLRLDNGKYLAVKIDGNPKHCYLDPRHGAIGCFEEACRNVVCTGATPIGMVDHLQFGNPENPEIFWTFLESLKGITEFSKYYGIPCVGGKVSLYNETPQGPIKPTPLIGVLGLIDKNPLKPQKIVDNDVLLLVGRTKDELGGSEYYEYIHKFIGGHCPQVDMRESKKNMDAVLHLIQNAKLKAAHDCSKGGFAVAASEIAMTSDIGCTISLENVPQDKISCDKLLFSESHSRYLLVVEPANLDSVVEYLRECKVEFGLVGRFHGKEIEILHKKKPIAKLRVDKAHDKWFNSLRDLVLHG
- the purS gene encoding phosphoribosylformylglycinamidine synthase subunit PurS, which encodes MPLFEVQVIIENKPGMNDPEGETILNDLVLKGSYSEVKKIRSAKMLKFHISSKTKDTAEKTTKKLCDELRIYNPMVSKVTFSAKPI
- a CDS encoding cyclic nucleotide-binding/CBS domain-containing protein gives rise to the protein MGYVRDIMNKHVVTISKEKSCLEASRLLQEKDISFLVVVEQNNPVGIITEADFVRKLVAQDKKPSELKVADIMSPKYRWVEPTTAIEDAVQKMLNNNIRRLIVLEEGKLAGVITQTDLAAYLRSKLLIDETIRGIGSED